In Herpetosiphon gulosus, the following are encoded in one genomic region:
- a CDS encoding SWIM zinc finger family protein produces MDFPVISDAQIQAMAGERSFERGLEYFESGMVESVLQRGNLIHAVVCGSEDYLYDVTVQAKNAEQISTQCTCPYDYSPICKHSVAVLLFLLYCPEQVVQRPPIRATLDELDDTQIRSLLLDVAEQHPEITTLVEQHIERLGF; encoded by the coding sequence ATGGATTTTCCAGTGATTTCTGATGCGCAAATTCAGGCGATGGCTGGCGAACGCAGCTTTGAACGCGGCTTAGAATATTTCGAAAGTGGCATGGTTGAATCAGTGCTGCAACGCGGCAATCTGATTCATGCTGTGGTGTGTGGTAGCGAAGATTACTTGTATGATGTTACGGTACAAGCCAAAAATGCCGAGCAGATTTCAACTCAATGCACTTGCCCCTATGATTATAGCCCAATCTGCAAACATAGCGTTGCGGTGCTGCTGTTTCTGCTGTATTGTCCCGAGCAAGTTGTTCAGCGCCCGCCAATTCGGGCGACCCTCGATGAATTAGATGATACGCAAATTCGCAGTTTGTTGCTTGATGTAGCCGAGCAACACCCCGAAATTACGACCTTGGTCGAACAGCATATCGAGCGGTTGGGATTTTAA
- a CDS encoding gluconokinase: protein MVIVVMGVSGVGKTTVGQLLATTQGWQFIDADDLHPDSNRQKMANGQPLTDADRWPWLALVREQISLALAQNHSLVLACSALRAEYRDYLAVDQQVHFVHLVGDPALIQARLQQRSNHFMPTSLLASQLATLERPSNALTLTVDAEPKTLVESIQRWMLDLTTSTS from the coding sequence ATGGTTATTGTCGTTATGGGCGTGAGCGGGGTGGGCAAAACTACCGTTGGTCAATTGTTAGCAACAACCCAAGGCTGGCAATTTATCGATGCTGACGATTTACATCCCGATTCAAATCGCCAAAAAATGGCGAACGGCCAGCCATTAACCGATGCCGATCGCTGGCCTTGGCTAGCCTTAGTGCGCGAACAAATCAGCTTAGCCTTGGCGCAAAACCACAGTTTGGTGCTGGCATGCTCAGCTTTACGCGCTGAATATCGTGATTATTTAGCGGTTGATCAACAGGTACATTTTGTGCATTTGGTCGGTGATCCCGCATTAATTCAGGCGCGTTTGCAACAACGCAGCAATCATTTTATGCCAACTAGCCTGTTAGCTAGCCAATTGGCAACCTTGGAAAGGCCCAGCAATGCCCTAACCTTAACGGTCGATGCTGAACCTAAAACGCTGGTTGAGAGTATTCAAAGATGGATGCTCGATTTAACAACTTCTACCAGCTGA
- a CDS encoding sigma-70 family RNA polymerase sigma factor, with amino-acid sequence MTEINSEELTLVRATIRGDQIAFQRIVELYQGPIFNLAYRMLHDGHEAEDAAQEIFIRAYTKLETFDQSRKFSTWLFSVASNYCIDRLRRRRPIVPLDDLAFALPSTDDGPERSALRSELRDAVQRALATLPDHYRLVAVLRYWNDLSYQEIENITGLSESAVKTRLHRARNMVAAALDKQGAEL; translated from the coding sequence GTGACAGAGATCAATAGTGAAGAATTGACGCTGGTGCGGGCGACAATTCGTGGCGACCAAATTGCATTTCAACGGATTGTCGAGCTGTATCAAGGGCCAATTTTCAACTTGGCCTACCGGATGTTGCACGATGGCCACGAGGCCGAAGATGCCGCTCAAGAAATTTTCATCCGGGCCTATACCAAGCTTGAAACGTTCGATCAAAGCCGCAAGTTTTCTACATGGCTCTTTTCAGTCGCATCGAACTACTGCATTGACCGCTTACGCCGACGGCGACCGATAGTGCCACTTGATGATTTGGCATTTGCCCTACCAAGTACCGATGATGGTCCCGAACGTTCAGCATTGCGTAGTGAGTTGCGCGATGCCGTCCAACGTGCCTTAGCTACTCTGCCCGATCATTATCGGCTGGTGGCGGTGCTACGCTACTGGAATGATCTCTCCTATCAAGAGATCGAAAATATTACGGGGCTATCAGAAAGTGCGGTTAAAACTCGGCTGCATCGTGCTCGCAACATGGTGGCTGCCGCGTTGGATAAACAAGGAGCAGAGCTATGA
- a CDS encoding CpXC domain-containing protein, which yields MTNPPQGLEETTQGGPQRPVVPPQRVQIRCQNCQTPFVVALWTYVDVGVQPELKGAMLSGQLNVAVCPSCGAGGMLASPLIYHDPEKKFFWTLFPQELNLPTEEQERFVGEASKVAMQLLPPDAPRGYLLTPRRFITMQTMLETLLESEGITKEVMQAQRQRVELLSQLAEALEADRAENLLDSDQGKLAQVVAANTAALDGEFFLTLNSYIEAALQQGREDSAEMIGELSQRVMQLSGFDPVAAGLQEPAVEDVVAALRDADDASLEDVISNYRPLIDDETFDAWDAQIAELPEAEQAAAQARRDHIYSTLERMDAEAQAIFEKANGLLRDALQAEDPRALLVERHKELSEAFFVVIDANLNAAMRTNQQIIAEQLMLLRQTAAEVLQEAMTPQERLINQLLSAETAGDATKLLRKNMALVNGDFVKEVNELAEQMEKAGRKEVVERLRQVARESASLLF from the coding sequence ATGACCAATCCACCACAAGGGCTGGAAGAAACCACCCAAGGTGGCCCGCAACGGCCTGTTGTGCCGCCACAGCGGGTTCAAATTCGCTGTCAAAATTGCCAAACGCCGTTTGTGGTGGCACTTTGGACATACGTCGATGTTGGGGTGCAGCCTGAATTAAAAGGTGCAATGCTTTCAGGTCAATTAAATGTCGCAGTCTGCCCTAGTTGTGGCGCTGGCGGCATGCTGGCATCACCATTGATCTACCATGATCCTGAAAAGAAGTTTTTCTGGACGCTCTTTCCCCAAGAATTGAATTTGCCAACCGAGGAGCAAGAACGCTTCGTTGGCGAGGCTTCGAAAGTGGCCATGCAATTGTTGCCACCAGATGCCCCACGCGGCTATTTACTGACTCCACGCCGTTTTATCACCATGCAAACCATGCTCGAAACTTTGTTGGAAAGCGAAGGGATTACCAAAGAGGTGATGCAAGCCCAACGCCAACGGGTCGAGTTGCTAAGCCAATTGGCCGAAGCACTCGAAGCTGATCGGGCTGAGAATTTGCTCGATTCAGATCAAGGCAAATTGGCCCAAGTGGTGGCTGCCAACACGGCGGCACTTGATGGCGAATTTTTCCTCACGCTCAACTCCTATATCGAAGCTGCCTTACAACAAGGCCGTGAAGATAGCGCTGAAATGATCGGCGAGTTGAGCCAACGAGTGATGCAGTTGAGTGGTTTTGATCCAGTTGCTGCTGGTTTGCAAGAGCCAGCCGTCGAAGATGTGGTTGCCGCTTTGCGCGATGCCGACGATGCTAGCCTCGAAGATGTGATTAGCAATTATCGACCACTGATCGATGATGAAACCTTTGATGCTTGGGATGCGCAAATTGCTGAATTGCCCGAAGCAGAGCAAGCGGCGGCTCAAGCGCGACGCGATCACATCTACTCAACGCTTGAACGCATGGATGCTGAAGCCCAAGCCATTTTTGAAAAAGCCAATGGTTTGTTGCGCGATGCTTTGCAAGCCGAAGATCCCCGAGCTTTATTGGTTGAGCGCCATAAAGAGTTGAGCGAAGCTTTCTTCGTGGTAATCGATGCCAACTTGAATGCAGCGATGCGCACCAATCAGCAAATTATTGCCGAGCAATTGATGCTGTTGCGCCAAACTGCTGCTGAAGTGTTGCAAGAGGCCATGACTCCCCAAGAACGCTTGATCAATCAATTGTTAAGCGCTGAAACTGCTGGCGATGCTACCAAGTTGTTGCGCAAAAACATGGCCTTGGTCAATGGCGATTTCGTCAAGGAAGTCAACGAATTGGCCGAGCAAATGGAAAAAGCCGGACGTAAAGAAGTCGTCGAGCGCCTGCGCCAAGTCGCCCGCGAATCAGCGAGTCTCCTGTTTTAA
- a CDS encoding glycosyltransferase family 9 protein: MKALLRSTMVRGLALALAGFTRSAPAQPQRILVIKPDHLGDVLLLTPALRALRHSQPQAQISVLVGSWATRLLADNPDLDAIETCEFPGFVRGAQSSALAPYRLLWREAARLRRMNFDTALIARDDHWWGGLLALGAGCGRRIGFDHPLVAPTLTKALTWNPNEHVTKQALDLVAALASDQPQTQTLRFVPSAAEHSWAEAWLEQHQIQKPLVAIQAGSGGAAKLWPAERWAQVAEQLANQAQIVLTGGPADAADVAAISQQLQIPHLNAVGQANLGQLAALFGRCALVLGVDNGPLHLAVSQSTPTIHLFGPGDRRRFGPWGDPTRHVVIDAELACSPCGVLTHCPRQTKPSECMTAISVQQVINQAKRLLAQAGTSI, encoded by the coding sequence ATGAAAGCTTTACTCCGTTCGACAATGGTTCGAGGGTTGGCGCTGGCTTTGGCTGGTTTTACCCGCTCAGCGCCAGCCCAACCCCAACGAATTTTGGTGATCAAGCCCGATCATTTGGGCGATGTGTTATTGTTGACCCCAGCGCTACGGGCCTTGCGCCATAGCCAACCACAAGCCCAGATCAGCGTTTTGGTTGGTTCATGGGCCACTCGCCTCTTGGCCGATAACCCTGATCTTGATGCGATTGAAACTTGTGAGTTTCCTGGTTTTGTGCGCGGTGCACAGTCCTCGGCTTTGGCTCCTTATCGCTTGCTTTGGCGTGAAGCTGCCCGTTTACGCCGGATGAATTTTGATACGGCATTGATTGCCCGTGATGATCATTGGTGGGGCGGTTTGTTGGCACTTGGTGCTGGCTGTGGCCGTCGGATTGGCTTTGACCATCCATTGGTTGCGCCAACGTTAACCAAAGCCCTCACTTGGAATCCAAACGAGCATGTTACTAAGCAAGCTTTGGATTTGGTGGCAGCGCTCGCTTCAGATCAACCACAAACCCAAACGCTGCGGTTTGTGCCAAGTGCGGCAGAGCATTCGTGGGCTGAGGCTTGGCTGGAGCAGCATCAGATTCAAAAACCATTGGTGGCGATTCAGGCTGGTAGCGGCGGCGCAGCCAAATTATGGCCGGCTGAACGTTGGGCGCAGGTCGCTGAACAATTGGCGAATCAAGCTCAAATTGTGCTAACTGGTGGCCCAGCCGATGCTGCTGATGTGGCAGCAATTAGCCAACAGTTGCAAATTCCGCATCTGAATGCGGTTGGTCAAGCCAATTTAGGCCAATTGGCAGCCTTATTTGGGCGTTGCGCTTTGGTGTTGGGTGTCGATAACGGCCCCTTGCATTTGGCCGTGAGTCAATCAACTCCAACTATTCATTTGTTTGGGCCAGGTGATCGGCGACGCTTTGGGCCTTGGGGCGACCCAACCCGCCATGTTGTGATCGATGCAGAATTAGCCTGTTCTCCCTGTGGCGTGTTGACCCATTGCCCACGTCAAACCAAACCCAGCGAGTGCATGACCGCAATTTCAGTCCAGCAAGTAATCAATCAAGCCAAACGTTTGCTCGCTCAGGCTGGAACCTCAATTTAG
- a CDS encoding DUF4177 domain-containing protein, with translation MQQWEYHVELVDISGFWSPNVDPSIISRMFNKAGSDGWEIVGIVDINSGHGQSSRLLVTFKRPRPA, from the coding sequence ATGCAACAATGGGAATATCACGTTGAGCTTGTCGATATTAGTGGTTTTTGGAGTCCCAATGTTGACCCAAGCATTATCAGCCGCATGTTCAACAAAGCTGGCAGTGATGGCTGGGAAATCGTCGGGATTGTTGACATAAATAGTGGTCATGGCCAGAGTTCGCGTTTATTAGTAACCTTCAAGCGTCCACGCCCAGCCTAG
- a CDS encoding SCO family protein, with amino-acid sequence MKYAHWLFGCVLLGLVLSLSSCGTASYQVIRPIDNPTAAPDFTLIDQHGADFHLAEQRGKIVILFFGFTACPDVCPLALGLSSQARKKLADDADKIQIAFVTVDPERDNPATIDRYVSLFDSTILGLNGETEVVEAVKKAYGVHAERRELPDSALQYTIDHTAGLYIIDQQGRWFAMANHDVDPTLLATDLETMLQYIDVE; translated from the coding sequence ATGAAATACGCTCATTGGCTGTTTGGCTGTGTGCTGCTAGGGCTTGTCTTGAGTTTAAGCAGTTGTGGCACAGCTAGCTATCAGGTTATTCGGCCAATTGACAACCCAACGGCTGCGCCAGATTTTACCTTGATTGATCAGCATGGAGCCGATTTTCACCTAGCTGAGCAACGTGGCAAAATCGTGATTCTCTTTTTTGGCTTTACGGCCTGCCCTGATGTTTGCCCCTTGGCTTTGGGGCTTTCATCGCAGGCTCGCAAAAAACTTGCAGATGATGCTGATAAGATTCAAATTGCCTTTGTAACGGTCGATCCTGAGCGTGATAATCCCGCGACGATTGATCGCTATGTTTCGCTATTTGATTCGACGATTTTGGGCTTGAACGGCGAAACTGAAGTGGTTGAGGCGGTCAAAAAGGCCTATGGTGTGCATGCCGAGCGGCGCGAATTGCCTGATTCGGCCTTGCAATACACCATCGACCATACCGCTGGCTTGTACATTATCGATCAACAAGGGCGCTGGTTTGCTATGGCAAACCACGATGTTGATCCAACTCTTTTAGCAACTGATCTTGAGACGATGTTGCAATACATCGATGTTG